AAGCTGTTCTTGTTCCTGATTATCTTTTGCAAGATCATCTTTTGATGGCTTGGAGATATCGGTATAATAGATCTTTTTTCCATTAATGATCATAGTTTTAACCCCTTCGGGGACTATAAATTTCCTTCGAAGCTGAGGATTGAGCCTATAGATCTCTTTGATCATCGCTCCCACCACCGGTGCAGAAGCCCTTCCTCCCGCCTCTCTTTTTTTGAGCGGAGAATTGTCATCTTGACCGAACCAAACAACAGTTTCGATATCCGGTGTAAACCCACAAAACCAGGCATCCACATAATTGTTGGTTGTCCCTGTTTTCCCTGCCACTTCAACACCTGGGACTCTCGCTCGGGTACCCGTACCTCTTTTGACCACATCACGTAATATATCTACGATCAAAAAGGCTTGTTTGGGCTCCTCAATCTTTTTGGACCGAAGCTGTGATTCAAAAACGATTTTTCCATCCTTATCATGGATACTCAAAACGATTCTCGGTGTAATACGAATACCGTAGTTTGGAAATACAGAATAGAGTCCTGCCAGTTCCAAAGGAGATACAACTACGCTTCCCAAAGCGATAGAGAGATCTTTTGGTATCTTAGTAAAACCAAACTCCTTCAATCCTTTGTAAACATTGGTCAAACCCAGATCTTCCACTAAATTGATTGTTGCCAGATTTCTGGAGTGTATGAGTGCCTCACGTAATGGAATCTCCCCTTCAAAATTCTTTTCATAGTTCTTTGGTTTCCATATCTGTTTCTCCCCGTCAACCTCAAATTCATAGCTTCTTGCGATATCCGGTATTTTTGTGATCTGAGAATAGCCATGATTGAGAGCGATTTGATAAATAAACGGTTTAATGGCACTTCCTGGCTGCCGTTTTGCCTGGGTAGCTCTGTTGAATGAACTCTTCGTATAGTCCACTCCTCCAACAAGCGCCAAAACTTCCCCAGTTTTTGGCTTGAGAGTAACCAAAGCACCATTGAGATTTGAGTAGTTGTAATCTTTGCCTCTTTGCTTGATCGCTTCGTATCCTGCCCTTAGCTTCTCTTTTGCAATGTTTTGGAGTCGCAGATCAATGGTTGTATAGATTGCATATCCGCCTGTTTTGATATCTGGAAAGAGTGGACCAAACCTTCGAATCACCTCATCGACAATATATGGTGCACTGTTTTTTGTCAAAGTATCGTCGTACACTATTGGCTTTTCTTGAATCGCTTCGGTAAACATCGCTTCATTGATCCAACCAAGTTCATGCATACGGGTAATGACCCGATTGGCCCTTTTGAGAGCCTCTTGATAATGTTTGGTAGGATCGTAATAGCTTGGCGCTCTTGGAAGTCCAACGAGCATGGCGATCTCTTTGAGTGTCAGCTGAGAGAGATTTTTGTGAAAATATCCCTTTGCAGCTGTTTTGATACCGTAATATCCATGCCCAAAAAAGACCTGATTGAAATAGCGCTCCAAAATCTGCTCTTTTGTGAGTCTTCGTTCCACCTCCAGTGCTATAAGAGCCTCTTTTATCTTTCTTTGCAGTTTCTTTTCACGCGAGAGTACCATGTTTTTAACCAACTGTTGCGTGATGGTACTGGCTCCTTCAACAAACCTTCTTGCTTTGATATCTTTGAGCAGAGCTCTAAAAATAGCATCGAAATTGATGCCGGGATGTTCAAAGAATTTCGTATCTTCAATGGCTAAGAGCGCTTCAATCACCCGCGGCGGTATCTCTTCGTATCGCACATACTCTCGA
The Nitratiruptor sp. SB155-2 genome window above contains:
- a CDS encoding transglycosylase domain-containing protein, producing MKILKKIISFFFTIFLIVSIVGIGFGIYYAATLYKEVAPKADVIVNYHPKLTTKIYDRNGKLIANVFLGQNREYVRYEEIPPRVIEALLAIEDTKFFEHPGINFDAIFRALLKDIKARRFVEGASTITQQLVKNMVLSREKKLQRKIKEALIALEVERRLTKEQILERYFNQVFFGHGYYGIKTAAKGYFHKNLSQLTLKEIAMLVGLPRAPSYYDPTKHYQEALKRANRVITRMHELGWINEAMFTEAIQEKPIVYDDTLTKNSAPYIVDEVIRRFGPLFPDIKTGGYAIYTTIDLRLQNIAKEKLRAGYEAIKQRGKDYNYSNLNGALVTLKPKTGEVLALVGGVDYTKSSFNRATQAKRQPGSAIKPFIYQIALNHGYSQITKIPDIARSYEFEVDGEKQIWKPKNYEKNFEGEIPLREALIHSRNLATINLVEDLGLTNVYKGLKEFGFTKIPKDLSIALGSVVVSPLELAGLYSVFPNYGIRITPRIVLSIHDKDGKIVFESQLRSKKIEEPKQAFLIVDILRDVVKRGTGTRARVPGVEVAGKTGTTNNYVDAWFCGFTPDIETVVWFGQDDNSPLKKREAGGRASAPVVGAMIKEIYRLNPQLRRKFIVPEGVKTMIINGKKIYYTDISKPSKDDLAKDNQEQEQLLF